A portion of the Thermosediminibacter oceani DSM 16646 genome contains these proteins:
- a CDS encoding Glu/Leu/Phe/Val dehydrogenase dimerization domain-containing protein yields the protein MDIFKEMEKHGFEQIIFNYDKTTGLKAIIAIHDTTLGPALGGCRMWPYETEDEALIDAMRLAKGMTYKCAVSDNNFGGGKTVIIGDPKKDKSEALFRALGRFVQTLGGRYYTGTDLGTTGMDFVYASRESDYMVGLPEEYGGSGNSAVPTAYGVYNGMKAAAKIVFGSDSLKGLKVAIQGVGKVGRVLVGYLKEEGAQVIIADISEENINKVKEKYPDVEVVESEKIYDVECDIFAPCARGGIINDDTISRLKCRIVAGAANNQLLEPRHGDALHEKGILYAPDYVINAGGLIQVADELEFKNDEKRHERVMMKAKGIYDILLKIFTISKEQNVPPHKVADRLAEERIEVIGRLKTNYVKR from the coding sequence ATAGATATTTTCAAGGAAATGGAGAAACACGGTTTTGAACAGATAATCTTCAATTACGACAAGACCACAGGCCTAAAGGCCATAATAGCCATTCACGACACGACTTTGGGCCCAGCCCTCGGAGGCTGCCGTATGTGGCCTTACGAAACCGAAGACGAAGCTCTGATAGATGCCATGCGCCTGGCAAAAGGTATGACCTACAAGTGCGCCGTCTCGGATAACAATTTCGGCGGCGGTAAGACGGTAATAATCGGTGACCCGAAGAAGGACAAGTCAGAAGCGCTCTTCAGGGCCTTGGGGCGTTTCGTTCAGACCCTCGGCGGCAGGTACTATACCGGCACCGACTTGGGGACCACCGGTATGGATTTCGTTTATGCCAGCCGCGAATCCGATTACATGGTGGGCCTGCCCGAGGAATACGGCGGAAGCGGCAATTCGGCTGTTCCCACCGCCTACGGCGTGTACAATGGCATGAAAGCTGCGGCCAAAATAGTATTCGGCAGCGATTCGCTGAAAGGGCTGAAAGTAGCAATCCAGGGCGTTGGCAAGGTAGGACGGGTGCTGGTAGGTTACCTTAAGGAAGAAGGAGCTCAGGTAATCATTGCCGATATAAGCGAGGAAAATATAAACAAGGTAAAGGAAAAATACCCGGATGTGGAAGTAGTAGAATCCGAAAAGATATACGACGTGGAATGCGACATATTCGCTCCATGCGCTAGAGGCGGCATCATCAACGATGACACCATATCCAGGTTAAAGTGCAGGATCGTGGCCGGGGCTGCCAACAACCAGCTGCTCGAGCCCAGACACGGTGATGCGCTGCATGAAAAGGGAATCCTGTACGCCCCGGATTACGTGATAAACGCCGGCGGCCTCATCCAGGTTGCCGATGAACTGGAATTCAAAAATGACGAAAAGAGGCATGAGCGGGTGATGATGAAAGCGAAGGGCATTTACGATATCCTGCTTAAGATATTTACCATAAGCAAGGAGCAAAATGTACCGCCCCACAAGGTTGCTGACAGGCTTGCCGAAGAGCGCATAGAAGTTATAGGTAGACTGAAGACCAATTATGTAAAAAGATAG
- a CDS encoding amino acid ABC transporter ATP-binding protein, with product MIEVKDLHKSFGKQEVLKGISTKIDKGEVVVIIGPSGSGKSTFLRCLNLLEKPSSGEIRIEGKSLMDPSTDINKIRQDVGMVFQQFNLFPHKTVIENITLAPVKVRGVNPKEAQERAMELLNRVGLADKAGCYPSSLSGGQKQRVAIARALAMNPKVMLFDEPTSALDPEMIKEVLDVMKDLAAEGMTMVVVTHEMGFAREVGDRVMFMDEGMIVEEGRPEEIFERPQNQRTRDFLGKIL from the coding sequence GTGATTGAGGTAAAGGATTTACACAAGAGTTTCGGAAAGCAGGAGGTATTAAAGGGCATCAGCACCAAAATAGATAAAGGCGAAGTAGTAGTCATCATAGGCCCCAGCGGGTCTGGTAAGAGCACCTTTTTGAGGTGCCTGAACCTTTTAGAAAAACCGAGCAGCGGTGAGATAAGAATCGAAGGTAAATCTCTGATGGACCCCAGTACCGATATAAATAAGATAAGGCAGGATGTGGGGATGGTATTCCAGCAATTTAACCTCTTTCCCCACAAAACGGTCATCGAAAACATCACCCTGGCCCCCGTCAAGGTAAGGGGAGTGAATCCCAAAGAAGCGCAGGAAAGGGCTATGGAGCTGTTAAACCGGGTCGGCCTCGCCGACAAGGCCGGATGCTATCCCTCCTCGCTCTCCGGCGGGCAAAAACAAAGGGTTGCGATAGCCAGGGCCCTGGCCATGAACCCGAAGGTCATGCTATTCGATGAGCCCACATCAGCCCTGGACCCGGAGATGATAAAGGAAGTACTGGATGTCATGAAAGACCTGGCTGCTGAGGGCATGACCATGGTGGTGGTCACCCACGAAATGGGGTTTGCCAGGGAAGTGGGCGACAGGGTTATGTTTATGGATGAGGGGATGATAGTCGAAGAGGGTAGACCCGAAGAAATTTTTGAAAGGCCCCAAAATCAAAGGACGCGGGATTTTTTAGGTAAGATCCTGTAA
- a CDS encoding sigma-54 interaction domain-containing protein, giving the protein MIPSLKGEAEYVINLLKNIIEMIPDAVMVADRDGNCIMVNQAYKNLSGLSDEDVVGKPADIDIAERDSVLIKSIREGREFVNLLRRVGPDKREVLCSAKPIYIQGELVGSVGVMHDISEIKRLSRELEHKNRILRSLESKYTLDDILGNSEKILKAKEEAKACAGVSATVLLVGESGTGKELFAHAIHNMSPRAGGPFVRVNCAAINKELVESELFGYEGGAFTGSLRHGKKGYFEQADGGTLFLDEISEFSLQAQAKLLRVLQEQEVLRIGSTVPQKVDVRVIAATNRDLEEEVRRGNFRQDLYYRLNVIKITIPPLRERKEDIPLLCNSIIKKYNQKYGRGINSISKKALEILMSYDWPGNVRELENIISRAMINMDISEKEIKPEHLPDLVDNHGFLRQLSDGDIVVSVKGKTWDQVKREFEAKVLKFFLNKKKSKTAIAKDLGITRRALYKKMKLLED; this is encoded by the coding sequence ATGATTCCCTCTCTAAAAGGTGAAGCGGAATACGTGATAAATCTTCTGAAAAACATTATCGAAATGATTCCCGATGCCGTAATGGTGGCTGACAGGGACGGGAACTGCATAATGGTGAATCAGGCTTACAAGAACTTAAGCGGGCTTTCGGATGAGGATGTGGTTGGAAAGCCGGCCGATATAGATATAGCGGAAAGGGACAGTGTGCTCATCAAATCCATCCGGGAGGGCAGGGAGTTTGTAAACCTCTTGCGGCGGGTGGGGCCCGACAAAAGGGAGGTGCTATGCAGCGCCAAACCCATCTACATCCAGGGGGAATTAGTGGGGAGCGTTGGCGTCATGCACGACATATCGGAGATAAAGCGGTTGAGCAGGGAGCTGGAGCACAAGAACAGGATACTCCGCAGCCTCGAGTCAAAATATACTCTGGACGACATTCTGGGAAACAGCGAAAAGATCCTGAAGGCTAAGGAAGAGGCGAAAGCCTGTGCGGGCGTTTCTGCCACCGTGCTGCTCGTGGGAGAAAGCGGTACCGGAAAAGAGCTTTTCGCCCACGCCATCCACAACATGAGCCCCAGGGCCGGAGGGCCGTTTGTGAGGGTAAACTGCGCTGCAATAAATAAAGAACTGGTGGAGAGCGAACTCTTCGGTTATGAGGGAGGCGCCTTCACTGGTTCTCTGAGGCACGGTAAAAAGGGATATTTCGAGCAGGCTGACGGCGGCACTTTATTTTTGGACGAAATCAGCGAATTCAGCCTCCAGGCGCAGGCCAAGCTCCTCAGGGTACTGCAGGAGCAGGAGGTGCTCAGGATAGGCAGCACGGTACCCCAGAAAGTCGACGTGAGGGTTATAGCCGCCACCAACAGAGACCTGGAGGAAGAGGTGCGGCGGGGAAATTTCAGGCAGGACCTGTACTATCGCCTGAATGTGATCAAGATAACAATACCTCCGCTGAGAGAGAGGAAGGAAGATATACCCCTGCTCTGCAATAGCATAATAAAAAAGTACAACCAAAAATACGGACGGGGTATAAACTCGATTTCTAAAAAGGCTTTGGAAATTCTTATGTCGTATGACTGGCCGGGAAATGTGAGAGAATTGGAAAACATCATAAGCCGTGCCATGATAAATATGGATATATCCGAAAAGGAGATTAAACCCGAGCATCTACCGGATCTGGTGGATAATCACGGTTTTTTGCGCCAATTGTCCGACGGCGATATTGTCGTCAGCGTCAAGGGAAAGACTTGGGACCAGGTGAAAAGAGAGTTCGAAGCGAAAGTCCTGAAATTTTTCCTGAACAAGAAAAAATCCAAAACGGCAATAGCAAAAGACCTGGGAATAACCAGGCGAGCCCTTTACAAGAAAATGAAGTTGTTGGAAGATTGA
- a CDS encoding bifunctional enoyl-CoA hydratase/phosphate acetyltransferase: MRNFGEMLERLKNLPPVRLSVVQAADAPVLEAVKDAYEKGIIEPLLVGEKEKIREEASKIGFSLENIEIIDCPAKEAPMVGVRLVYENRADVLMKGLVDTAAFMRAVLNPDFGLRTGMLLSHLAAFEIPNFERILFITDGGVNIAPTLEEKAAILQNAINALRAIGYSEPKVALLSAVETVSTKMQSAVDAAILAKMAERKQIRGALVDGPLALDNAVSEEAAAHKGIKSPVAGKADLILVPNIETGNALGKSLTFLAGGHMAGVVVGAKAPVVLSSRADSPVSKLMSITLACLIKRGEKS; encoded by the coding sequence ATGAGAAATTTCGGCGAAATGCTGGAGAGGCTGAAAAACCTTCCGCCCGTTCGGCTCAGCGTCGTACAGGCTGCCGATGCCCCCGTGCTGGAAGCTGTAAAGGACGCTTACGAAAAGGGTATTATAGAACCGTTGCTGGTAGGAGAAAAAGAAAAGATCCGGGAGGAAGCTTCTAAAATAGGCTTTTCCCTTGAAAATATAGAAATAATCGATTGTCCTGCGAAGGAAGCGCCTATGGTAGGAGTGCGACTGGTCTATGAAAACCGGGCCGATGTACTCATGAAGGGCCTCGTGGACACGGCGGCCTTCATGAGGGCGGTGCTGAATCCCGATTTCGGGCTTAGGACCGGTATGCTCCTGAGCCACCTGGCCGCCTTCGAGATACCCAATTTCGAAAGAATACTTTTCATAACCGACGGCGGCGTTAACATCGCGCCCACTCTGGAAGAAAAGGCCGCAATCCTCCAAAATGCCATCAACGCGCTAAGGGCAATCGGTTACAGCGAGCCGAAAGTGGCGCTTCTTTCGGCAGTGGAAACCGTTTCCACCAAGATGCAGTCGGCCGTGGATGCCGCCATCCTGGCCAAAATGGCGGAAAGGAAGCAAATAAGAGGGGCTCTGGTTGACGGCCCCCTGGCTCTGGACAACGCCGTCAGCGAAGAGGCGGCGGCCCATAAAGGCATAAAAAGCCCCGTCGCGGGGAAGGCCGACCTCATCCTTGTACCCAATATAGAGACGGGAAATGCCCTGGGCAAATCCCTCACCTTCCTGGCGGGGGGCCACATGGCCGGCGTAGTGGTAGGGGCAAAAGCTCCTGTAGTACTTTCTTCTAGAGCGGATTCGCCGGTGTCAAAGCTAATGTCTATTACTCTTGCATGCCTTATAAAACGGGGTGAGAAATCGTGA
- the iorA gene encoding indolepyruvate ferredoxin oxidoreductase subunit alpha, giving the protein MKKVFLTGNEAIARGAYEYGVTFASAYPGTPSTEILENIAKYSEIYSEWAPNEKVALEAAAGASMAGARAIVSMKHVGLNVAADPLFTLAYTGVNGGLVIVSADDPGMHSSQNEQDNRNFAPFAKIPMLEPSDSQEAKDLVGEALKISEMFDTPVLFRTTTRISHSRGVVQIGERQQADIKPYEKNPEKFSMIPGFARKRRLILKERLKALEEYSEKFPYNRVEWGKSYEVGIITSGISYQYVKEVFGDEVSVLKLTMTFPLPKKLIAGFVSRVKEVYVVEELDPYLENQIRAMGFKVRGKELIPEIGELSAEIIREALKGEKVTPAFKQYTSVPPRPPVLCPGCPHRGVFYVLKKMKAVVTSDIGCYSLGVLPPLESIDSILCMGASISMGHGFKKAFEINGKDATVITVIGDSTFLHSGITSLMDAVYNRSNTINIIVDNSITAMTGHQHHPGTGYNIKAEPAPAVSIEAICRAIGVENVSVVDSYDLKAVKDAVKKALEYKEGPSVIITRRACALLKGKGPKGLYTISEEKCRRCRMCLRLGCPAIQVRGDVIFINPINCVGCAVCVQVCPFGAIEKAGDE; this is encoded by the coding sequence GTGAAAAAGGTCTTCCTTACAGGGAACGAGGCCATAGCGCGCGGTGCTTACGAGTACGGTGTTACCTTTGCATCGGCATATCCCGGTACTCCCAGCACCGAGATCCTGGAAAATATAGCTAAATACAGCGAGATTTATTCGGAATGGGCTCCTAACGAAAAGGTAGCCCTGGAGGCTGCCGCCGGGGCATCTATGGCCGGAGCCCGGGCAATAGTTTCCATGAAACACGTGGGCCTGAACGTGGCAGCAGATCCTCTTTTTACTCTTGCTTATACCGGCGTCAACGGCGGCCTTGTAATAGTCAGCGCCGACGATCCCGGTATGCACAGTTCTCAGAACGAACAGGACAACAGAAATTTTGCACCCTTTGCCAAAATCCCCATGCTGGAGCCCTCCGACAGCCAGGAAGCAAAAGACCTGGTGGGCGAAGCCCTGAAGATAAGCGAGATGTTCGACACTCCGGTGCTTTTCAGGACCACCACCCGCATATCCCACAGCCGCGGCGTGGTCCAGATCGGTGAGAGGCAACAAGCGGACATCAAGCCCTATGAAAAAAATCCCGAGAAATTCTCGATGATTCCGGGTTTTGCCCGCAAGAGAAGGTTAATCCTGAAGGAACGGCTTAAAGCCCTGGAAGAATACAGCGAAAAATTCCCGTACAACAGGGTGGAGTGGGGAAAGAGTTACGAGGTTGGGATTATCACCAGCGGCATCAGTTACCAGTACGTCAAAGAGGTTTTCGGTGACGAAGTAAGCGTTTTGAAGCTGACGATGACCTTCCCCCTGCCCAAAAAGCTTATCGCCGGTTTCGTGTCCCGGGTAAAAGAAGTCTACGTGGTCGAGGAGCTCGACCCCTATCTGGAAAACCAAATCAGGGCTATGGGATTCAAGGTCAGGGGCAAAGAGCTCATACCGGAGATCGGCGAGCTCAGCGCGGAAATCATAAGGGAAGCGCTGAAGGGGGAAAAGGTTACTCCCGCCTTCAAACAGTATACTTCCGTGCCGCCGAGGCCGCCGGTGCTATGCCCGGGATGTCCTCACAGAGGGGTTTTCTACGTGCTGAAAAAAATGAAGGCCGTGGTGACCAGCGACATCGGGTGCTACAGCCTGGGAGTGCTACCTCCTCTGGAGTCCATCGACAGCATCCTCTGCATGGGTGCCAGCATAAGCATGGGTCACGGTTTCAAGAAGGCCTTCGAGATTAACGGGAAGGACGCCACTGTCATCACCGTAATAGGCGACTCCACATTCCTGCACTCGGGTATTACTTCCCTGATGGATGCTGTGTATAACCGCAGCAATACAATAAACATCATTGTTGACAATAGTATCACCGCCATGACCGGACACCAGCACCACCCGGGCACCGGATACAACATCAAGGCAGAACCGGCTCCCGCAGTGTCCATTGAAGCTATTTGCAGGGCCATAGGCGTGGAAAACGTATCGGTGGTGGACTCCTACGACCTTAAGGCCGTGAAGGATGCCGTGAAAAAGGCCCTGGAGTACAAAGAAGGTCCCAGCGTTATCATCACCAGGAGGGCGTGCGCCCTGCTGAAGGGCAAAGGCCCCAAAGGGCTCTACACCATAAGTGAGGAAAAGTGCAGAAGGTGCAGGATGTGTTTAAGGTTGGGGTGCCCTGCTATACAGGTAAGGGGAGACGTTATATTCATAAACCCCATAAACTGTGTTGGCTGCGCCGTATGCGTTCAGGTCTGCCCCTTCGGTGCAATAGAAAAGGCGGGTGATGAGTGA
- a CDS encoding zinc-ribbon domain containing protein, whose amino-acid sequence MAFQDKVLVCKDCGKEFVFTAGEQEFYAEKGFENEPSRCKPCRDARKASRRDFGAKKGQRTLYDAVCADCGAETKVPFKPRNDRPVYCSECFQKHRVENEI is encoded by the coding sequence ATGGCATTCCAGGACAAGGTATTAGTATGTAAAGACTGCGGGAAGGAGTTCGTCTTTACAGCAGGCGAACAGGAATTCTACGCAGAAAAGGGCTTTGAAAACGAGCCCAGCCGCTGCAAGCCGTGCCGCGACGCAAGAAAAGCCAGCAGGAGGGACTTCGGCGCGAAGAAGGGCCAGAGGACTCTATACGATGCTGTGTGTGCGGACTGCGGTGCAGAAACAAAGGTTCCCTTTAAGCCGAGAAACGACAGGCCCGTATACTGCAGCGAGTGCTTCCAGAAACACCGGGTAGAAAATGAAATATAA
- the buk gene encoding butyrate kinase, translating into MEKFRILAINPGSTSTKISIFHGEEEVFTENIVHDYEELKKFKNVIEQEGYRYEAILNALAARGYSLDEIDVVVARGGILRPVKAGTYRINDLMLEDLKDAVAGEHASNVAAFIAHRIGAEKGIPAYIVDPVSVDEMEDVARISGLDGIERKSLSHALNIRRVIYKVSEKFGKDPGELNFIVAHLGGGISIGAIRRGQMVDVESANCEGPFSPERSGGLPILELIDLCFSGRFTKDELKRRLIQEGGVYSYLGTKDIREVEERTRSGDKKAALILEAMVYQIAKCIGQMATVLKGDVDFIILTGGIAKSDYISECIADRVKFIAPVERVPGEEEMKALAEAACRVMTGREKVLDYGGGE; encoded by the coding sequence ATGGAAAAGTTTAGGATACTCGCAATAAACCCCGGATCCACATCCACGAAGATCTCGATTTTTCACGGTGAAGAAGAGGTTTTCACGGAAAATATAGTCCACGATTATGAAGAATTGAAGAAATTCAAAAATGTCATAGAACAAGAAGGCTACCGTTACGAAGCGATATTAAACGCTCTTGCAGCCAGGGGCTATAGCCTGGATGAAATAGACGTGGTGGTGGCCAGAGGTGGCATTTTGCGTCCAGTCAAAGCAGGCACCTACCGCATAAACGACCTCATGCTGGAGGACCTAAAGGATGCCGTGGCCGGAGAGCATGCCTCCAATGTGGCTGCTTTTATAGCTCATCGCATCGGTGCTGAAAAGGGTATCCCGGCTTATATAGTCGACCCGGTTTCTGTGGATGAAATGGAAGATGTGGCGCGTATTTCGGGGCTCGACGGAATCGAGAGAAAGAGCCTGTCCCACGCGCTCAACATCAGACGGGTTATATATAAGGTCTCTGAAAAATTCGGAAAAGACCCAGGTGAGCTCAATTTCATTGTGGCTCACCTGGGCGGCGGGATTTCCATAGGTGCCATAAGAAGGGGACAGATGGTAGATGTGGAGAGCGCCAACTGCGAGGGCCCCTTTTCCCCGGAAAGGTCAGGGGGGCTGCCGATCCTAGAGCTGATAGACCTCTGCTTCAGCGGCAGGTTTACGAAAGATGAGCTGAAAAGAAGACTTATCCAGGAAGGCGGGGTATATTCGTATCTCGGAACGAAGGATATAAGAGAAGTTGAAGAAAGAACAAGGAGCGGCGATAAAAAAGCTGCCCTCATACTGGAGGCGATGGTTTACCAAATAGCCAAGTGTATAGGCCAGATGGCGACGGTATTAAAAGGCGATGTGGACTTTATAATTCTTACCGGAGGCATAGCCAAATCCGATTACATCAGCGAATGTATAGCCGACAGGGTTAAATTCATAGCCCCTGTAGAAAGAGTGCCCGGCGAAGAGGAGATGAAGGCACTAGCTGAAGCCGCGTGTAGGGTCATGACCGGGCGCGAGAAGGTACTGGATTACGGGGGAGGTGAATAA
- a CDS encoding amino acid ABC transporter permease, with the protein MTNLDFSIVLPYINLFFKGALTAIEITLLAVLIGIFIGTFVGMGKMSRVFILKFICSAYVEVIRGTPLLVQLLIFYFGLPQILGFTIPEFTAAVLALGINSGGYVAEIVRGGILAVDRGQMEAARSLGMSHAQAMRYIILPQAFKKMIPPLGNEFITLLKNSSLATTIGFSELTRAAQIVAGNTYKPFEPYLTAAAFYFIMTLGFSWILGVLERRLAAGD; encoded by the coding sequence TTGACCAATCTCGATTTTTCGATAGTTCTACCTTACATTAACCTATTTTTCAAGGGAGCCCTGACAGCTATTGAAATTACGTTACTCGCCGTACTCATAGGAATATTTATAGGCACTTTCGTGGGAATGGGGAAAATGTCCCGGGTATTTATACTAAAATTTATCTGCAGCGCTTATGTGGAGGTTATCCGGGGAACTCCCCTTCTCGTCCAGCTGCTCATATTCTACTTCGGGCTTCCCCAGATTTTGGGTTTTACCATACCCGAGTTTACGGCGGCGGTACTGGCATTGGGGATAAACAGCGGCGGTTACGTGGCCGAAATAGTCAGGGGGGGCATCCTGGCCGTAGACCGGGGCCAGATGGAAGCGGCCAGATCCCTTGGCATGTCCCACGCCCAGGCCATGAGGTATATTATCCTGCCGCAGGCTTTTAAGAAAATGATACCGCCCCTTGGAAACGAGTTCATAACATTGCTGAAAAATTCATCGCTGGCTACGACCATAGGTTTTTCTGAACTTACGAGAGCGGCCCAGATAGTGGCGGGCAATACTTACAAGCCCTTCGAGCCCTATTTGACCGCCGCGGCCTTTTACTTTATCATGACGCTGGGTTTTTCATGGATATTAGGGGTGCTGGAAAGGAGGCTGGCGGCCGGTGATTGA
- a CDS encoding indolepyruvate oxidoreductase subunit beta, producing MMTVKSIFISGVGGQGNILAGKVITTALVNQGYDVKMSEVHGMAQRGGSVITQIRYGERVYSPLIEKGGADVLLAFEKLEAVRYIEYLSPEGTLIVNDLELPPASVLTGKAEYPPDIIERLKSEVKNTIVVDAVNIARECGEVRAQNMVLVGVLARVMDWSKQSFMEVIKEVVPVRFAQINIDAFNRGWELHG from the coding sequence GTGATGACTGTAAAGAGCATATTCATTTCCGGAGTCGGAGGCCAGGGTAACATTCTGGCGGGCAAAGTCATAACAACAGCGCTCGTGAACCAGGGATACGATGTAAAAATGTCAGAAGTTCACGGCATGGCACAGCGCGGGGGCAGCGTGATCACACAGATCAGATACGGCGAGAGGGTCTACTCTCCCCTCATCGAAAAAGGCGGGGCCGATGTGCTCCTGGCCTTCGAGAAGCTCGAGGCGGTAAGGTATATAGAGTACCTTTCGCCCGAAGGCACGCTGATCGTAAACGACCTGGAACTGCCGCCGGCTTCGGTGCTTACGGGAAAAGCAGAGTACCCGCCGGACATCATTGAAAGGCTCAAATCCGAGGTGAAAAACACAATAGTTGTTGATGCTGTCAATATAGCGCGGGAATGCGGCGAAGTTAGAGCCCAAAACATGGTGCTGGTCGGCGTCCTGGCCAGGGTTATGGACTGGTCAAAACAGTCCTTTATGGAAGTTATTAAAGAAGTAGTCCCTGTCCGGTTCGCCCAAATAAATATAGATGCTTTTAATAGAGGGTGGGAGCTCCACGGTTAA
- a CDS encoding basic amino acid ABC transporter substrate-binding protein, with protein sequence MATKKFFLTLFILVFITAAVLGVTGCGQKASQDAGSSQVEQQDTVDKIKKAGKLVIGTSADYPPFEFHQVTGGKDEIVGFDIDIAKAIAKELGVDLEIKDMAFESIIPAVLSKTVDLGIAGFTITEERLKSVNFSDPYIDGGQQIITYKGSGVKSKEDLNGKTIGVQLGTTGEEIAKKIEGAKLKQFDKVGAAVLDLMNKRVEAVIVDLPVAQAFVTNNPDKLELAGEPLDDAAKAVVIRKEDQKLLDVVNKVIKDLKDSGEYDRLVKEWFVDYKPAS encoded by the coding sequence ATGGCAACGAAGAAGTTTTTTTTGACACTGTTCATTCTGGTTTTCATAACGGCCGCGGTTCTTGGTGTAACCGGGTGCGGCCAGAAGGCTTCGCAGGATGCGGGTAGCAGTCAGGTTGAGCAGCAGGATACGGTAGATAAGATCAAAAAGGCAGGGAAGCTTGTCATCGGTACCAGTGCCGATTATCCGCCCTTTGAGTTCCACCAGGTTACCGGAGGTAAAGACGAAATCGTAGGCTTCGACATTGACATCGCTAAGGCCATAGCGAAGGAACTGGGCGTCGACCTGGAGATAAAAGATATGGCTTTCGAAAGTATAATTCCGGCTGTTTTAAGCAAAACCGTTGACCTGGGCATAGCCGGTTTCACCATAACCGAAGAGCGATTAAAGAGCGTAAACTTCTCGGATCCCTACATAGATGGGGGTCAACAGATCATCACGTATAAAGGCAGCGGCGTCAAGAGCAAAGAAGACCTCAATGGGAAAACCATAGGAGTGCAGCTGGGCACTACAGGTGAGGAAATAGCAAAGAAGATAGAGGGTGCAAAACTGAAGCAGTTCGACAAGGTTGGCGCCGCCGTGCTGGACCTGATGAACAAGAGGGTTGAAGCGGTAATAGTCGACCTTCCCGTGGCCCAGGCTTTTGTCACAAACAACCCGGATAAGCTTGAATTGGCGGGAGAACCTCTGGACGATGCGGCAAAAGCTGTGGTTATCCGCAAGGAAGACCAAAAACTCCTTGATGTCGTAAACAAGGTAATTAAAGACCTGAAGGACAGCGGTGAATACGACCGGCTTGTTAAAGAGTGGTTCGTAGACTATAAACCTGCCAGTTAA